tgACCACATTtggtctatctatctattctatctataGATAATTaaagctctcatcttgtttgtttgtgagtctgtctgtctgcgtatctgtctgtctgtctgtttgtgtgcctgtctgttagtcatgccctgaattacgccaaaacggtacacaatagcgctataaaatttggaccaccttactcaccattgtcctgtggtgtgttgtatcaagtttcgttcagattgatggtatagttTACGTTATTTACATTTAAAAGTTTACACATTTAACTTTTCACTTAACTTCTCACTGTAAAAAATCCAAATCCAATTGTTGGCCCTGCTCGTTACAATGTTGCAAATcgcaggacactgagtcctggcagcaagtgcaattggattttttttttttactaactAAAAACAgtgagggtgaataaggggaaatgagccttcCATGCGCagtcaggggctatgggtgagtggtggaatattgccttggggaacgggttgcgttggtggaccaggcctcccgtgggggctatgggtgagtggtcgaatattgcgttgggggaacgggtagtGTTGagcgaccaggcctcccgtgtgacagggacccaacggatcccacttggtctagtatccctctaaacctctcctatctaaggatctggccaaatgtcttttaaatgttgttattgtacctgtttgAACTATTTCCGTTGGCAGCTCCGTCCAAATAGTTACCACGTtctctgtgaaaatgttacccttcaggttcctggtaattctctctcttttcaccttaaactcaagccctctagttcttgatttccctcatCTAGAAAAagtagattctgtgcatttaccctaaccCCCTCCTATGCTCCAATAAATAAAGAATATCTAGTCTTGGATATTATCTCCACACGGATACTGACTAATCTGttgggtatttccagcattctcattTTGGTTTCCAGATTCAGCAAAAACTAATTTcacagagcggcacagtggtgcagcggtagagttgctgccttacagcacccgagacctgggttcaatcctgactatgggtgctgtctatatgaagtttgtatgttctccctgtggccgcggtgagctttctccaagtgctctagtttcctctcatGGTCCAAAGACTTACTGGTTTAACTAAATGGCTATTTGAACATTGGAATTACCTGGACAACTCCAGTCTCATGATTCAACCTATGCTCATTCCCACCCTGACTGCAACataaagccaaagatagacactaaatggtggagtaactcagcaggacaggcagcatcgctggagtgaagggtttcaggttgagacccttcttcagacccgaaacgtcacccctgtcttctcaccagagatgctcctgtgtccagcattttgtgtctatcttcggtttaaaccagcatctgcagtactttcctacacattttggctgCTACATGAGGACATATTGttttctcagttctgatgaagcatcattggcctgaaatgttaaatCCATATCTCTTtatacagatattgcctgacataCTCTGTGTTTTCTTAacattttgtatttttgtttcaGCTTTCCAGCTTTTGCAATTTGTGTAttttcaaatacattttgtgtaataaTCACAAACCTTTCAAGAAATAACTAATCATTAAGCAAAAAGATGGAACGTTCATTCTGAGCACATCAAACTGAACACTGGAACCATACTAATTGAGCTGTGGGTACAAATTCCAGCTTTCAGTTCGaatacagatgctccccgatttacgatgcttcgacttacgatatttcgactttacaatCGGCAAACGGTCACTTCTGGTCACGTGATCGCAAATGTTTTAAACACGTTTTCAACTTGCGATATTTtcaatttacgatgggtttatagaAACGTTATCCTATCGTAGGTCGAAGAGCAGCTATATATGTATCAGCCTTCTGACAAACTCTTTCCAACGAATCATTGAATATGGTTGACACTATGCAATGATAGTAAAAATATTTGTTAAAAATTAAATAAAGTATCTAAACTCTTTAAAATCCTAAAACAATTTTTTTCTTGTATTGTATGCAACTTTCTGCAATCATGTTCATGCATACGTGCATCAACAGTTCCCGCGACTCCGATTCCCTGTAGTCAAATGAATAAGCAGCTGGCTTGACTCATCAACAGTGGGTCCATACTGCTGGACTATTCTGAAAGCCATAACATGGCATTACTGAAATCTGTGTTTAATTGCAGGTGAAAATTTTGATCCAAGATGAAAATGGCAAATTGCAAGCTGCATTGGCTAAGAATCTGAAGAGTGCAGTGATGGCAGCCTTTCTCATGCTGCCAGAATCATTTACTGAGGAGGAGCTCTACGTCCGTATCGCTGGGCTGTCTTACTATGGTATATGACAATTTCACTTGACTAGATGGCAGCTGACATGTTCCCACATTATCTTGCTGTactcaaataaaacaaaaaatatatttagAATATGGTAGATTGGGAATAAtcaagagagatccttgatgatctttcatcagaattgaAATGTCCCATgacgctgcccgacctgctgaatatttacagCAATCTCTTGTTTTAATTCAAACTTGCAGCCTGTACATATTCCTCTGACACTGTTGCTCTatcaccaccctccccctctcacctttggCAAATGAGTTTGTTCTTGTATCTACCTGAACCAACCTCTTTGCTTCATCTAATCTTTTTCAGAGTTTTGAATCTCTTCCCCTTGATGAAACTTTCATTCACATCTTCCGATGGCTCCCTTCCATTTGCAATCACTATACATGGcaattatattttaatatttaaaactGCAGTATAACCTTTTGCCATCTGacggttctttttttttttgttttttttttttgaaatctttttatttgaatttcacatcaatttgcatacatacaatgataacagacagtgacactcaaggcataattgtgcaacagtatgtaagcggccctcaaagcccttacccttacccaccttcaacccacccgaatcaggtcggaaccaaacggggacaaacaacactcacatacttacacatccacacaaatacgtagagataaacaaaacaaaatgtactgggggaaaaaaagaagggaaaaaaaagtcactaataacagtaaataagtaggtaattaaataaataagtgtggggaggggggggggctaagagggggagcagctgcagtaaagcaggacagtgatggaaagcactcagtcctcttccgaatccggggacaagttaagagagttaacaagttccaggaaagggttccatgtgtctaggaatgtcttggtagagcctttgagagagaacctaagtttttcaagctttaaattggagAGTTCTAATTTTGACCTCTGCTAATTGATGGTGTTCATTTCTTTTTAATCAGGTGATTTCCGAATGATTATAGGAGAAGACCGATCGAAAGTAATGAATATTGTCAGTGCAAATATGGAAAATTTCCAAAGACTCTACAATCATATTTTACAGGAGTGCCCTCAAGTGGTCTATAAGCAGCATTTGGGTAAATTAGAGGTACGGTGCCAATGTTTGCAAGTAGATTGGATGGAATATTACATGTATAAGTTAATCTAAATTCTAATTTTGACCTCTGCTAATTGATGGTGTTCATTCTTTTTTAAGCTCGATAAAAGTCCAGAAGGTCAATTGAATCTATTGATGGCTTTGCCCAGAACTCTTCAACAAGAAATCACTCGTTTGGTAGATCAACCAGGAAAAAATAGAGATGTAGAAGAGATTCTACTTCAAGTAGCTCAAGACCCAGACTGTGGATTGATAATACAGCTATGTAAGTGTGATCTATCTgatattttaattcatgtattattCACAATACGTGTGAGTAGATTGCAACTTACAGCAATTATTTGATCATTTACAATTAGCTTTTGAGTGTTATATATTCCAATTTAGAATTCAGTCCATGAAGGATAACAATCACTCCTATTGTACAGTCATAGagatatatagcatggaaacgggcccttcagccaaacgtatcatgctgaccaagatgtctgtctgagctagtcccactttcctgcatgcggcccatatccctctaaacgttttctatccatgtacctgtctgaatgacttTTGTAGCCGCCTCCACAGCATCTTCTGGgagctcgctccatatacccaccactctgtgtgaaatggATGGTACCAACATATTCAATTCTTGGCCTGTCTTCAATATTTTTTTCTGACCCCACACAGTACCAAGTTCTCCTACCCTACCTACTCTTATCCTGGATTAATAGGATAGATATTTAGAATGATAAACTTTTACCCACTGTAAATGCACTACTAGTCCCAGCAAACCTGGTGTACAGGTCAAAAATTAATGCATTTTCTTTGCCAATGCAGTGACAGACcgaaattaaattaattttggaGAATATAACATATGATGAATAGGCTAATAACTAGCTATGAGGCTATGAGGTTACAaatgagacaaaaaaaaaaaaatctctgaaTTAGATATGACATTAAAATTAAGGCAATCTACAAAAACGACAACAAAATAGTGGAATATAATTCCCAGTTTTTGCCCCTATCTTGTCCCAAATTTGCTAGAGTAATCAGGGAGAGTCTAAGCTCTGGCCTCCACTATTCAATTGTTTTATTATGTTTtcacctttaataataataataataataataataatacattttatttatgggcgcctttcaagagtctcaaggacaccttacaaaaatttagcaggtagaggaaaaacatgtaaggggaatgaaataaatagtagagacat
The sequence above is a segment of the Amblyraja radiata isolate CabotCenter1 chromosome 18, sAmbRad1.1.pri, whole genome shotgun sequence genome. Coding sequences within it:
- the tamm41 gene encoding phosphatidate cytidylyltransferase, mitochondrial isoform X2; protein product: MNIMKNPQHYSFLRFFGPKHVSKIQNNYGAGIYYNTLVPCDERIIKYGVISTGTLIEDLLHWKNLYIAGRLHKPVKILIQDENGKLQAALAKNLKSAVMAAFLMLPESFTEEELYVRIAGLSYYGDFRMIIGEDRSKVMNIVSANMENFQRLYNHILQECPQVVYKQHLGKLELDKSPEGQLNLLMALPRTLQQEITRLVDQPGKNRDVEEILLQVAQDPDCGLIIQLCVAGIVKTSSITQSAKGILTAGMKKSITYSMKKMHKMWRGWRRKAVKSVC